One window of the Chlorogloeopsis sp. ULAP01 genome contains the following:
- a CDS encoding XisI protein, which yields MERIEYYRQCIRNLLTEQASAENSNPDVECQLVFDTEHDHYQLLDVGWEGLKRVYNCFIHLDIKDGKIWIQRNTTELDIAQALVEMGVSKEDIILGLHPPYKRPYTGYGVA from the coding sequence ATGGAGAGAATAGAATACTACCGCCAATGCATCCGTAACTTGCTAACTGAACAGGCATCTGCGGAAAATAGTAACCCAGATGTTGAGTGTCAGCTGGTTTTTGATACAGAACATGACCATTATCAATTGCTGGATGTTGGTTGGGAAGGACTCAAGCGAGTATATAACTGTTTTATCCATTTGGATATTAAAGATGGCAAGATTTGGATTCAGCGCAATACGACTGAGCTAGATATTGCTCAAGCATTAGTAGAGATGGGGGTATCAAAGGAAGATATTATCTTGGGATTGCACCCGCCCTACAAGCGTCCATATACAGGGTATGGTGTGGCATAG
- a CDS encoding XisH family protein, with product MSAKDLFHAAVKQALLKEEWIITADPLIIKIEGVKFEIDLAAEKILGAEKAGRKIAVEVKSFLNSSAITDFHVALGQFLNYRLALQMKEPDRTLYLAVPFDTFKTFFQELFVQEAVKFYQLKLVVYDPIKEEVIEWRE from the coding sequence ATGTCAGCCAAAGACCTATTTCATGCTGCTGTCAAACAAGCACTACTGAAGGAAGAGTGGATAATTACAGCCGATCCGCTCATAATAAAAATTGAAGGTGTGAAGTTCGAGATTGATTTAGCAGCAGAAAAGATATTAGGAGCTGAGAAAGCAGGGCGAAAAATAGCAGTTGAAGTAAAAAGTTTTCTAAATAGTTCGGCGATTACTGACTTTCACGTAGCTTTGGGACAATTTCTCAACTATCGGCTTGCCCTACAAATGAAAGAACCAGACCGGACGCTTTATCTGGCAGTACCTTTTGATACTTTTAAAACGTTCTTCCAAGAACTGTTTGTTCAAGAAGCGGTCAAGTTTTATCAACTAAAGCTCGTTGTCTACGACCCAATTAAAGAGGAGGTTATCGAATGGAGAGAATAG
- a CDS encoding DUF6884 domain-containing protein, translating to MHQAARCNCRTCAIARNHRINPKQINNRPASIMRLAHNLNSLLATYHYLSKPKTLYLVAGCGKQTNQKAAAKEVYCSQHFQACRKYAQTQGEWNILSPLHQVLEPEKIISPYDLSPHSLSPKERQQWAQKVARRIMQKANPDTEIVFLTGKLYRKQVIPILKAHKYVIRTPMEGLGIGQQIRWLTDQLSAPKQLELKI from the coding sequence ATGCATCAAGCAGCCAGGTGCAACTGTCGGACTTGTGCGATCGCACGGAATCATCGCATAAACCCTAAGCAGATAAACAACCGCCCAGCAAGCATTATGCGTCTGGCACATAACCTTAACTCGCTACTGGCAACTTATCACTATCTCAGCAAACCAAAAACTCTTTACCTTGTCGCCGGATGTGGGAAACAAACCAATCAAAAAGCAGCGGCGAAGGAAGTTTATTGCTCCCAGCACTTCCAGGCTTGTCGCAAATATGCCCAAACCCAAGGCGAATGGAACATCCTATCACCTCTACATCAAGTTCTTGAGCCAGAAAAAATAATCTCGCCCTATGATTTATCCCCCCACTCCCTATCCCCTAAAGAACGCCAGCAGTGGGCCCAGAAAGTAGCCCGCAGAATCATGCAGAAAGCCAACCCAGATACAGAAATTGTCTTCCTAACTGGCAAACTGTATCGAAAGCAAGTAATTCCTATATTAAAGGCGCATAAATACGTTATTAGGACACCAATGGAAGGTTTGGGTATTGGACAGCAAATTAGGTGGTTAACAGACCAATTATCTGCACCCAAACAACTCGAACTCAAGATATAA
- a CDS encoding type IV secretion system DNA-binding domain-containing protein translates to MMNYLLATAKTKTVREVKADKKSSNQDFSIYTDKLISPQGLVLAGGIGLLLLLQLFSNGKKGKLATSYWGGAKETAQAKKKALKQITSPKYDSASLYIGVHRYKGQKPPKGSGGVPVYVPDVQRGTAVIGAPGSGKSFSAINPMIYSAIDQDFGIVLYDFKYASQAKIASYAKSKGYDVHIFAPGFPESEVCNPIDFLRDSSDAETARQLATVINKNFRLLGNASEDAFFGPAGDQLTQAILMLTKEFGEYADIMTAAAILSSEKMVERLMAASLNPWIRIAFGQLFSSAGSEKTIAGIAGTASLMFTRFMAKNTLGCFIGKTTLPLEVGKKQMIIFGLDRERRDAVGPLMTSIMHMTVARSIAKKRKETGPLVVSVDELPSIFLPDLFKWLNESRSEGFCGILGWQNMGQLEKIYGKEIAKAILGACGTKFVFNPGEEESARIFSAYLGEEEIKYKQKSRSMVGGKTSISISDQEKTRKLFEPAQFLKLPPGKCVFINPAYDNRKEGSVPILKNIKVPKYIIRLEEENSKNWDKLINKLARKSTQKRPTQEDLDIRVKEVDKRFPIPQAPVQAGNAPLPVDSYKEFFS, encoded by the coding sequence ATTATGAATTACTTATTGGCAACAGCCAAAACTAAAACTGTTAGGGAAGTAAAGGCTGATAAAAAAAGCAGCAATCAAGACTTTAGTATATATACAGATAAGCTAATCTCACCCCAAGGCTTGGTACTTGCAGGGGGAATTGGCTTATTGTTGCTTTTACAGCTTTTTAGTAATGGCAAAAAAGGCAAGCTTGCTACTAGCTATTGGGGTGGAGCAAAGGAAACCGCCCAAGCTAAGAAAAAAGCTCTCAAACAAATCACTTCTCCTAAATACGACAGTGCCAGCTTGTATATTGGAGTACATAGATATAAAGGTCAAAAACCACCAAAGGGGAGTGGGGGAGTCCCTGTTTATGTACCCGATGTCCAACGCGGGACTGCCGTAATTGGTGCACCTGGTAGCGGTAAATCTTTCTCAGCTATTAACCCGATGATTTACTCAGCAATTGACCAAGATTTTGGTATAGTATTATACGACTTTAAGTATGCTAGTCAAGCTAAAATCGCCAGTTATGCCAAATCCAAGGGGTATGACGTACATATCTTTGCACCGGGATTTCCCGAATCAGAGGTATGTAACCCAATCGATTTCTTGCGCGACAGTAGCGATGCTGAAACCGCACGGCAGTTAGCTACAGTTATCAACAAAAACTTCCGCCTGTTAGGAAATGCCTCTGAAGATGCATTCTTTGGCCCCGCCGGCGACCAGTTGACGCAGGCTATTTTAATGCTAACCAAAGAGTTTGGTGAGTACGCAGACATTATGACCGCAGCGGCTATCCTGTCGAGCGAAAAGATGGTCGAACGCCTAATGGCTGCTAGCCTTAACCCGTGGATACGGATAGCTTTTGGTCAATTATTTAGCTCGGCTGGTTCGGAAAAGACCATCGCCGGTATCGCCGGTACCGCTAGTTTAATGTTTACCCGCTTCATGGCGAAAAACACTCTCGGTTGCTTTATTGGTAAGACTACCTTGCCACTGGAGGTAGGCAAGAAGCAGATGATTATATTTGGGTTGGACAGGGAACGTAGAGATGCAGTGGGTCCTTTGATGACCTCTATTATGCATATGACCGTCGCCCGCAGTATCGCCAAAAAGCGGAAAGAAACTGGGCCGCTTGTGGTTTCTGTCGATGAACTGCCGTCAATTTTCTTACCAGACTTATTTAAGTGGCTCAACGAATCACGTTCTGAAGGATTCTGCGGTATCCTCGGTTGGCAAAACATGGGACAGTTAGAAAAAATCTATGGTAAGGAAATCGCCAAAGCTATCCTCGGTGCGTGCGGTACAAAGTTTGTGTTCAACCCAGGTGAAGAAGAATCCGCAAGGATTTTTAGTGCTTACCTTGGTGAAGAAGAAATTAAATATAAGCAGAAATCCCGGTCAATGGTCGGGGGGAAAACTAGTATTTCAATCTCCGACCAAGAGAAAACTCGGAAATTATTTGAGCCTGCTCAGTTTCTCAAGTTACCACCCGGTAAATGCGTATTTATTAACCCTGCTTATGATAATAGAAAAGAGGGTTCTGTACCCATATTAAAAAATATTAAAGTACCAAAATATATCATCAGACTGGAGGAAGAAAACAGCAAAAATTGGGACAAACTTATCAATAAGCTTGCTCGTAAAAGTACTCAAAAACGACCAACTCAAGAAGATTTGGATATTAGGGTAAAAGAGGTAGATAAGCGTTTCCCAATTCCCCAAGCACCCGTACAAGCAGGAAATGCACCATTGCCTGTGGATAGCTATAAGGAATTTTTCTCATGA
- a CDS encoding TrbI/VirB10 family protein has protein sequence MLQLQDDTPNHHKFSSVDSLLPIDEDKKPVEDGIASTEDEVVDEEEIEAEDPALVQTKHDFVTSPWSRLGIIGGAFGVGFILMFVVLNGMINGGGNNAQKPEVIPTSTPTVTSSEKEEGDIYAKLALAKQQEELDALNGKKGEKEDEVEDIEEDKSKEKARPTRQQKVVTGQTTPNSRRHVYGEQASEPVGIRRTKVASQPIPPLRPSAPVPTIPSPNSSSLSPNLLAKVTKQTANDNQTIAKDPLAEIERLRSLGSVGRVEYTLASTTVSESTNTTVEEVSATEETVSPAQQNTNRSRRRRSRRSENTETVTNTSNQVEELRPRWQPITTNNSTPEYSNTDDKDNNQAVPVIYSFSVKEPQFSLELDKEKTVESSLASNKENNSTQQIEQVANNYLPEEAQILQETQPQYLVVGSFASATLVTPLVIPQTSNNSRSQEQTNTLRFVAQLDEPLYNNTGEIAIGAGTLLSITMISVDSTSGVRAEVTAILKDGTEYPVSPGTISVLGEAGSPLIARPHDDKGFEIAKYDATLGTIAGLAKVGEIINQPDEEVTEDLPLGGTRTRSRNNNRNLAAAFLEGAFSKLSETVSKRTERATDEINRRPNVWYVPKNTRVTIKVDRSIKL, from the coding sequence ATGTTGCAGTTACAAGACGACACTCCAAATCATCATAAATTTTCTTCTGTAGATAGTCTTCTACCAATTGATGAAGATAAAAAACCTGTAGAAGATGGAATAGCAAGTACGGAAGATGAGGTAGTTGACGAAGAGGAAATTGAAGCAGAAGACCCTGCATTAGTACAAACCAAACACGATTTTGTCACATCTCCCTGGTCAAGATTGGGTATCATCGGAGGTGCATTTGGAGTAGGTTTTATACTCATGTTTGTCGTCCTTAACGGGATGATAAACGGCGGTGGCAATAATGCTCAAAAACCAGAAGTAATCCCTACTTCCACTCCCACAGTTACCTCATCTGAAAAAGAAGAAGGGGATATTTACGCCAAACTCGCTCTCGCCAAACAGCAAGAAGAACTCGACGCGTTAAATGGTAAAAAAGGCGAGAAGGAAGACGAAGTGGAAGATATTGAGGAGGATAAATCTAAAGAAAAAGCGCGCCCTACTCGACAACAAAAGGTAGTTACAGGGCAAACTACCCCTAATTCCAGAAGGCACGTATATGGGGAACAAGCCTCTGAACCAGTTGGGATAAGACGCACAAAAGTCGCTTCCCAACCAATACCACCTCTGCGTCCTAGCGCCCCTGTGCCAACAATTCCTTCTCCTAACAGTTCCAGCCTTTCCCCCAATCTACTGGCAAAAGTTACCAAACAAACAGCTAATGACAACCAAACCATTGCCAAAGACCCCCTCGCCGAGATCGAACGCCTGCGTAGTCTAGGTTCGGTTGGTCGGGTTGAGTATACGTTAGCCAGCACTACTGTAAGCGAATCCACAAACACAACAGTAGAAGAAGTGAGTGCAACTGAAGAAACAGTAAGTCCAGCACAACAAAATACCAATCGCTCTCGTCGTCGCCGTAGCCGCCGCAGCGAGAATACCGAAACAGTTACCAATACCTCTAATCAAGTTGAAGAACTGCGCCCGCGTTGGCAACCTATAACCACAAACAACAGTACTCCAGAGTATAGCAATACTGATGACAAAGATAACAATCAAGCCGTGCCAGTTATTTATAGCTTCTCGGTAAAAGAGCCACAATTTAGCTTAGAACTTGACAAAGAAAAGACCGTAGAATCCAGTCTTGCTAGTAATAAAGAAAACAACTCCACTCAGCAAATCGAACAAGTTGCAAATAACTACCTGCCAGAAGAAGCGCAGATACTCCAAGAAACACAACCGCAGTATTTAGTTGTCGGTTCGTTTGCAAGTGCAACCCTGGTAACTCCGCTCGTTATACCCCAAACCAGTAATAACAGTCGTTCCCAGGAGCAGACAAATACGCTCAGATTTGTCGCCCAATTGGACGAACCTCTTTATAACAATACTGGTGAGATTGCCATTGGGGCAGGAACGCTCTTAAGTATCACCATGATTTCGGTTGATAGCACATCAGGCGTGCGTGCCGAAGTCACAGCCATCCTTAAGGATGGAACCGAGTATCCAGTATCACCCGGAACGATATCAGTTTTGGGAGAGGCAGGTTCACCCCTAATCGCCAGACCTCACGACGACAAGGGATTTGAAATTGCCAAATATGATGCCACCTTGGGGACAATAGCTGGTCTTGCCAAGGTAGGGGAAATTATCAACCAGCCGGATGAAGAAGTCACAGAAGATTTGCCTTTAGGTGGGACAAGAACCCGCAGCCGCAATAACAACCGCAACCTTGCAGCTGCCTTCCTTGAAGGTGCCTTTAGCAAACTTAGCGAAACAGTTAGCAAGCGGACAGAGCGTGCCACTGATGAAATCAACCGCCGTCCTAATGTCTGGTATGTACCTAAAAATACCAGAGTTACTATTAAAGTCGATAGGTCAATCAAACTGTGA
- a CDS encoding DUF192 domain-containing protein codes for MEVTRQTTQTSTQTKGAQTSEKSLFLKILNIAGPIAGFTAALSPLPYYFWTRQPQYLPIGATFTSNNQTVQLELADDRKEYNHGLKFRNSIPNNHGMLFVLDKPEKVKLWMKDTYIPLDMIFLKDGKIKNIVRNTPPCKTEECPKYSSIHPVNQVIELPAGSADSLGLKIGKYIEINFNK; via the coding sequence ATGGAAGTCACAAGACAAACAACTCAAACCAGTACTCAAACAAAAGGCGCACAAACTTCAGAGAAAAGCTTGTTCCTCAAAATTCTTAATATTGCCGGGCCAATTGCCGGTTTTACTGCTGCCCTCTCACCCCTACCATACTACTTTTGGACTCGCCAACCCCAGTATCTACCGATTGGTGCAACCTTTACCAGCAACAATCAAACAGTTCAACTCGAACTAGCAGACGATAGAAAAGAATATAACCACGGACTCAAATTTCGTAACTCGATTCCCAATAATCACGGAATGTTATTTGTACTCGACAAACCTGAAAAAGTAAAACTTTGGATGAAGGATACTTACATCCCACTAGACATGATATTTCTCAAAGATGGAAAAATTAAAAATATCGTCAGAAATACACCTCCTTGCAAAACTGAAGAATGTCCTAAATACAGTTCAATTCACCCTGTAAATCAAGTAATTGAATTACCTGCTGGTAGTGCAGATTCTTTAGGACTAAAAATTGGTAAATATATCGAAATAAATTTCAACAAGTAA
- a CDS encoding ATP-binding protein, which yields MYSFQILEGLIQEEYPLIACESPLQERLRLLVHITQFCQNNNRKCYLWNLGEEAIKELTVENSKLQIAEFKDYISKPKYNKEDYFHVLSFWKEYQESGVIIIENIYPWIKENRPKETEFFLVSEWIKSSLINIKHYNQNTGKIALLLGATADISSDIVAEIPIWKQDLPDVSEIINSLIQTRILPSEYTEIDYLTVANAGMGLYISDIINLLKEVKKTTDFNNSEEVAIALLKQKIQLLNRLYDIEFLPPPKVQLGGLELMQESFQKFKRLLTPRAKQYNLRVPKGIMLVGPPGTGKSHSAKACSQNMGIPLIMVDWGNFRSFGNQAEIKLERLLKLADKLSQIILYFDDFDKGFAGDDDLAKRLAGKLLTWMQERTSDVLVIASVNRMEWLPPELTRAGRFDYLFKVDLPNNGERYAIFKLHAARFDERFRNGSDPWSEEEWRRILKATNRCVGAEIQTIVERAASTIFCSTVKEDTYSEEKLPPLKLTIEALLEERRQINPLAIREADTVESMRNKADQQALPSSPLDSSRFAVGNIDIFG from the coding sequence ATGTACAGCTTCCAGATACTCGAAGGGCTGATTCAAGAGGAATACCCTCTCATCGCCTGCGAATCTCCCCTCCAAGAAAGACTGCGCCTACTGGTGCATATCACCCAGTTCTGCCAAAACAACAACCGCAAGTGTTATCTGTGGAACTTGGGCGAAGAAGCTATCAAGGAATTGACAGTCGAGAATTCAAAATTACAGATTGCAGAATTTAAAGACTATATTTCCAAGCCAAAATACAATAAAGAAGATTATTTTCACGTACTCAGCTTTTGGAAAGAATATCAGGAAAGCGGCGTTATAATTATCGAGAATATATACCCTTGGATTAAGGAAAATCGCCCAAAAGAAACTGAATTTTTCTTAGTATCCGAATGGATTAAATCTTCACTAATTAATATTAAACATTACAATCAAAATACTGGTAAAATTGCCCTACTTCTAGGAGCAACTGCTGATATTAGTAGCGATATCGTGGCTGAAATTCCTATCTGGAAGCAAGATTTACCCGATGTTAGCGAAATTATTAATTCACTCATTCAAACCAGGATATTACCCTCAGAATACACCGAAATAGACTATCTCACAGTAGCAAACGCTGGGATGGGGTTGTACATATCAGATATAATTAATCTGCTCAAAGAAGTTAAAAAAACTACTGATTTCAATAACTCAGAAGAAGTAGCGATCGCTCTCCTCAAACAAAAAATCCAACTCCTTAACCGCCTCTACGATATTGAGTTCCTACCTCCACCCAAAGTCCAACTGGGTGGGTTAGAACTCATGCAGGAATCATTCCAAAAGTTTAAGCGCCTCCTCACCCCCCGCGCCAAACAATACAACTTGCGCGTACCAAAAGGTATTATGCTAGTGGGACCACCAGGGACGGGGAAATCCCACTCCGCGAAAGCCTGCTCGCAAAATATGGGTATTCCCCTCATCATGGTTGATTGGGGTAATTTCCGCAGTTTTGGCAATCAAGCCGAAATTAAACTCGAACGCCTGCTAAAACTAGCAGATAAATTGTCACAAATAATACTCTATTTTGACGACTTTGATAAGGGTTTTGCCGGAGATGATGACTTAGCTAAACGCCTTGCAGGTAAGCTTTTAACCTGGATGCAGGAAAGAACAAGCGACGTGCTAGTGATTGCCTCTGTCAACCGCATGGAATGGTTGCCACCCGAACTCACCCGTGCCGGACGGTTTGACTACCTGTTCAAGGTAGACCTGCCTAACAATGGGGAAAGATACGCTATCTTCAAACTGCACGCTGCCCGGTTTGACGAGCGCTTCCGCAATGGCAGCGACCCCTGGAGCGAAGAAGAGTGGCGCAGAATCCTCAAAGCTACTAATAGATGTGTGGGTGCTGAAATTCAGACAATTGTAGAACGCGCCGCCAGCACTATATTCTGCTCAACAGTAAAAGAAGATACCTACTCAGAAGAAAAACTTCCCCCACTCAAACTAACCATTGAAGCATTACTCGAAGAACGCCGTCAAATTAACCCTCTCGCCATTCGGGAAGCTGACACAGTTGAGTCTATGCGTAACAAAGCTGACCAACAAGCTTTACCTAGCTCACCTCTCGATTCGTCGCGCTTTGCCGTTGGTAACATCGATATTTTTGGTTAG
- a CDS encoding siphovirus Gp157 family protein, with protein sequence MTQAIEKEINQLTLKELSLDAAKLWFQIEEATQSQEEGLIEQLVQNLMAVQDSIETKIDAIAWVVDQLNLDLEVWEERKARVVELHDQIIKRRKTQLSQIKRTLIWLHEKGLISDKNIGKERVIEIRDNPPKVANLLVEVDDEDFPSEFRTIKYQANNQAILEAYKSGKDVSNVAEITIGKQVRFKVQSGGKINRK encoded by the coding sequence ATGACTCAAGCAATTGAAAAAGAAATCAACCAGCTTACCCTCAAAGAACTTTCCCTCGATGCTGCTAAACTGTGGTTTCAAATTGAAGAGGCTACACAGTCACAAGAAGAGGGTTTAATCGAACAACTCGTACAAAACCTTATGGCTGTTCAGGATAGCATCGAAACCAAAATCGATGCGATCGCTTGGGTAGTTGACCAGTTAAATCTTGACCTAGAGGTATGGGAAGAGAGGAAAGCACGGGTAGTAGAACTCCACGACCAGATAATCAAGCGTCGAAAAACCCAGTTATCGCAAATCAAACGTACCCTTATTTGGTTGCACGAGAAAGGTCTTATCTCTGATAAAAATATTGGCAAGGAAAGGGTAATTGAAATTAGGGACAACCCGCCTAAAGTAGCTAATTTATTAGTAGAAGTAGATGATGAAGATTTTCCTTCGGAGTTTAGAACTATCAAGTACCAAGCTAATAATCAAGCAATCCTCGAAGCCTACAAATCTGGTAAAGATGTCAGCAATGTTGCTGAGATAACTATCGGTAAGCAGGTACGGTTTAAAGTCCAATCAGGTGGAAAAATAAATCGTAAATAA
- a CDS encoding AIPR family protein, translating to MPKIYKLLVDNHTELISTPKTKYIVGIAQVANFPCDLPLSANVREPNPNSSICKQILDSLFVAPEKFVEKHSGIIISAHKVTEVAKGELEIEILEECEGYSHYGIANGGNSVAMFSKAQAYKYNLEKVRVKVTIHVGLTEKEVRDIALAANTNAPVDASSRINTCGDYDFIKTYIAQLESKEKRKFRIRYYQNQSGIPKNAHCSIGHILKLLNCLDCNRYNGDSDKRRGKHPTSLKTPSEINETEKERINRLLHLLTSALWIEQRLYTIIDEYLRNPRRKGVNNLASIDTKKNTLLPDSKYSFGFGAPGDLALPVVAAFRVFLDKEYQWIMPFEEFSEGLIKHLWEKHFCEYLKKEYVAGKSLGVEINRNQEIWENLYTCASLYLNNLYRKIINSKSNINDKSKPKLVLTS from the coding sequence ATGCCCAAAATCTACAAACTACTGGTAGATAACCATACCGAACTTATAAGCACGCCAAAAACCAAATACATAGTAGGTATAGCGCAGGTTGCAAATTTCCCATGTGACTTACCACTATCAGCTAACGTCAGAGAACCCAACCCAAATAGTTCGATTTGCAAGCAAATCCTTGATAGCTTATTTGTAGCGCCAGAGAAGTTTGTAGAGAAACATAGTGGCATAATTATATCCGCACACAAAGTAACAGAAGTAGCCAAAGGCGAGTTAGAAATCGAAATCCTAGAGGAGTGTGAGGGATACAGCCACTACGGTATAGCTAACGGTGGTAACAGTGTAGCGATGTTTAGCAAAGCTCAAGCCTATAAATACAACCTAGAAAAGGTACGAGTTAAAGTAACAATCCACGTCGGGTTAACCGAAAAAGAAGTAAGAGATATTGCCCTCGCTGCCAATACCAACGCCCCAGTCGATGCCAGTTCGCGCATCAACACTTGCGGCGATTATGATTTCATCAAAACATATATAGCCCAGTTAGAATCAAAAGAAAAAAGAAAATTTCGCATTCGCTACTACCAAAACCAAAGCGGAATACCAAAAAATGCCCATTGCTCAATAGGTCACATCCTCAAGCTGCTTAACTGTTTGGACTGCAATCGCTACAACGGAGATAGTGACAAAAGACGAGGAAAACACCCAACCAGTTTAAAAACACCCAGTGAGATCAACGAAACAGAAAAGGAAAGGATTAACCGCCTGTTACACCTACTAACATCTGCCCTGTGGATTGAACAACGCCTTTACACAATCATTGACGAATATCTGAGAAACCCCCGCCGCAAAGGGGTAAACAATTTAGCTAGCATTGACACTAAAAAAAATACTCTTCTCCCCGATAGTAAATACTCCTTTGGATTTGGTGCACCCGGAGATTTAGCCCTACCAGTAGTAGCTGCATTTAGAGTATTTCTAGACAAGGAATATCAATGGATTATGCCCTTTGAGGAATTTTCAGAAGGGCTAATCAAACACCTCTGGGAGAAACACTTCTGCGAATATCTAAAAAAGGAATATGTTGCTGGCAAGTCTTTAGGAGTTGAAATCAACCGTAATCAAGAAATTTGGGAAAATCTATACACCTGTGCGTCGCTCTACCTGAACAATTTGTATAGAAAAATTATTAATTCTAAGTCTAATATAAACGATAAATCAAAACCAAAATTAGTATTGACGTCTTAA
- a CDS encoding type II toxin-antitoxin system ParD family antitoxin, with translation MPNVEKISVALTPEMAAFVRDAVESGEYASSSEVIREALRDWKQKRLLQLQNVDELRRLWQEGIDSGSGQYGSIDAIKQEARRR, from the coding sequence ATGCCTAACGTTGAAAAAATTAGTGTTGCCTTGACGCCAGAAATGGCTGCTTTTGTCCGTGATGCTGTGGAATCTGGTGAATACGCCAGCAGCAGTGAAGTTATCCGCGAAGCACTGCGCGACTGGAAGCAGAAACGCTTGCTTCAGTTACAGAATGTTGATGAGTTGCGTCGCCTTTGGCAGGAGGGCATTGATAGTGGATCTGGGCAGTATGGCAGTATTGATGCCATTAAGCAAGAAGCACGCAGGCGCTAA
- a CDS encoding site-specific integrase, translating into MENLPVKSVESLAVEVVTLPLDEARVALVDYYFPNRQKINSTQQLIELWVHSVTIKSDQTRRAYRQIGYELVDYMLSRFGISDLRMVTLFHLHAYLAWLKDEKPVRGKKNTYGISKNTAAKYTAAIKSLWEWGTRASIGYFAIDLGKDLSIQWDDKLAERILSEREIAKLEKAAMAVDLQHNTNKMHWLLFTLMFYSGVRAGEIARQTSDYGKRVITPGLFWRQFREDGDCLLLTVTGKRNKTRTISLDPETSAVLLDYRGDAGNDRPVFPSPSRRDRGKPLSDRGLRLMMEEISACAGIKFSAHFLRHTHATLAKKNGASDFDLQADLGHASPATTAKYIHHVGRVGTSHALRKKSKHR; encoded by the coding sequence ATGGAAAATTTACCCGTCAAAAGCGTGGAATCACTTGCTGTGGAGGTAGTGACTCTACCGCTTGATGAAGCTCGTGTTGCGCTTGTAGATTATTATTTTCCCAACCGCCAGAAAATTAATTCGACACAGCAGCTAATTGAGCTATGGGTGCATTCTGTCACTATTAAAAGCGACCAAACGCGACGGGCATATCGGCAAATTGGTTATGAGCTTGTCGATTATATGCTGTCGCGGTTTGGGATATCTGATTTGAGGATGGTAACGTTATTCCATCTACACGCTTATCTGGCTTGGCTCAAAGATGAAAAGCCAGTACGGGGAAAGAAAAATACTTATGGAATTAGTAAAAATACTGCGGCTAAGTACACGGCAGCGATTAAAAGTTTGTGGGAATGGGGTACTAGAGCTTCTATTGGTTATTTTGCTATCGACTTGGGCAAGGACTTAAGCATCCAGTGGGACGATAAGCTCGCAGAGCGCATTCTCTCGGAACGCGAGATTGCTAAGTTGGAAAAAGCGGCGATGGCAGTAGACTTGCAACATAACACTAATAAGATGCATTGGCTGCTGTTTACTCTCATGTTTTACAGTGGGGTGAGGGCGGGAGAAATTGCCCGGCAAACTTCTGATTATGGTAAGCGCGTAATTACGCCGGGGTTATTTTGGCGGCAGTTTCGGGAGGATGGGGATTGTCTGTTGTTAACTGTGACGGGGAAACGAAATAAAACTAGAACTATTAGTCTCGATCCGGAAACTAGTGCGGTGCTACTGGATTACCGTGGGGATGCAGGCAACGATCGGCCGGTGTTTCCCAGTCCCAGCCGGCGGGATAGGGGTAAACCTTTAAGCGATCGCGGGTTGCGACTGATGATGGAGGAAATTTCTGCTTGTGCGGGAATTAAGTTCAGCGCCCACTTTCTCCGCCACACTCACGCAACGCTGGCTAAAAAAAATGGAGCTTCTGATTTTGACTTGCAAGCAGATTTGGGTCATGCTTCCCCGGCGACAACTGCAAAGTACATTCACCATGTCGGGCGTGTTGGGACTTCTCACGCACTGCGTAAAAAAAGCAAACATAGGTAA